In Candidatus Devosia phytovorans, the DNA window CGCTCGACTTTCCTCGCGCCGGATAAATTCGCGGCCAAGATGGGTTCGATCGGCCAGGCCGTGCCGCATTCGCAGGTCTTTGCCGTGCGCAATGGAATTGGCCGCGCCCAGCCGGGCGAACAGGGCGAGCTTGTGCATGTCGGCCCCCTGATCTCGCTGGGCTATTGGGAGCGTCCGGCTGATACCGCCGCGCGCATCCGCCCCTGCCCCGAGCTTGCCGCCGAAATCGGCGACCAAAATGTCGTCTGGTCGGGCGATCTCGTGGAAGTCGATGCCGATGGGGACCTCTGGTTTGTCGGCCGCATGGACGACATGATCAAGACCATGGGTTTCCGCGTCAGCCCGACCGAGGTCGAGGATGCTGTGGCGCGGACAGGGCTGACGCAGGAAAGCGTCGCCTTTGGCCGGGAAGACGCTGACCGGGGACAGACCATCCACGTCGCCGTCAGCCTGCATGAGGGTGCCGACCCCGAAGCGCTGCGGGCGGCGTTCCGGCAGACCATGCCGAGCTACATGCTGCCATCGAGCGTCTTCCAGTGGCCCGGCATCATGCCCCGCACCGCCAGTGGCAAGCTGGATCGTCCAAGTGTCATCGCTGCCTGTGGCAATGGCGACATCCACGCCATCACGTAATTCCGGAACCAGAGATCATGGCCACCAAGACAGAGTTCACCGCCGACGAGCTTCGCGACTATCTGCAGACAGAGTTGTCGATCGAGCAGGCGCTCGATGATGACACGGAACTGTTTTCCACCGGGCTGCTGGATTCGGTGTCGATGATGAGCGTCATCATGTTCATCGAGCAGCGCAGCGGTGGCGAGGTGCGGCCGGCGGATGTGACGCTGGATAATTTCGACACGATTGGCCGGATTGTCGCCTATGCTGCAACCCTGGACTGATCTCGATCCAATGCTGGCCGATGCTGCGGAGCGCTTCGTCACGCCGAGCTATCTCTATGTGGCGGACCGCATCGAGACGCGGCTGGCCGAGCTCGAGCAAAACTTCGGCAAATGGTTTGCGCTGAGCTATGCGGTCAAGGCCAATCCCAACCCCGCGCTGCTGGGCTGGCTGCGCGGCCGCGTGCCCTATCTCGATGTGTCATCCATCGGCGAGGTGCGCCGTGCGACCTCGGTGGGATGGCCAGCCTCCGAATTGAGCTTTACCGGACCGGCCAAGCGACAGGCAGAGATCGAGGAGGCCATCGCTTTTGGCGTCGGTGAACTCGTGCTGGAAAGCCTCGAAGAGGCGGAAACGGCCAATGATATCGCCAGAAGCCTGGGACGCCGCCAGTCAGTCCTGGTGCGGCTGGCGCCGGACCATGTTCCCAAAGGTTTCGGCGATCACATGGCTGGCCGGCCGAGCCCGTTCGGGATCGACGTGGAAGACGCCGAGCCGGCGCTGCGGCAGATCGCGGCGATGGACCATCTGCATGTCGTAGGGCTGCATATCTATTCGGGCACGCAGTCGTTGAAGCCTGCCGCTGTCATTGAAAACTGGCGCATCTTCCTTGCCGAATTCCGCCGTTTTTCCGAGATGATCGACCTCGTGCCGGAGCGGCTGGTGTTCGGCTCGGGCCTCGGCATTCCGCATCATGCGGGGGACGTGGCGCTGGATACGGCCGAGATTGCCGCCGGCATCGCCGAGGACCTTGAGCAGTTCAAGAAAGATAGTCGCTTTGCCGGCACCGAGCTGGTGCTTGAGCTGGGGCGGCATCTGGTGGGCGAGGCCGGGGTGTTCCTGACCCGCGTGCTGCGGGTCAAGCCGTCGCGCGGCGCACAGGTGGTGCTGTGCGATGGCGGCATGAATGCGCATCTGGCGGCGACCGGTCAGTTCGGCATGGTGCTGCGCCGCAACTATCTGCTGCACCGCGTCGGTGGCGGAAAACAACTCACGAAATACGACATTCACGGACCGCTCTGCACCTCGATCGACCGTCTTGCGGCGGGCGCCGAGCTGCCCGTCCTGACAGCGGGCGATTTGATCGCCATTCATCCAAGCGGGGCCTATGGCCCAACGGCAAGCCCGATGAACTTCATCAGTCATCCCTTGCCGCGTGAACTCTTTGCCGAGGGCGGACAGGTGTCTGATGTCACGCCCTGGCCTGCATAGGAGGAATGCAGATGGGGGGAGAAATTGCAGCAACAGCAACCCTTGAGGTACATCCGGAGCGCACCCGGTTTCTCGGCGTATTCTTTGATTGCCTCGAACAATGGCAGGTCATCGACAAGATGCGCCTGTGCCGATCCGATGATGGATTCAGCTATGTGGTGACACCCAATGTCGATCACATCGTGCGACTGGCGGCGCAGCCGGCCACGCTGACGCAGTATAATCAGGCAAGCCTTTGCCTATGCGACAGCAAGCCGTTGCAGGTTTTGTCGCACACGGTTGGACGACCACTGACGCATGTGACCGGATCGGACCTGACCAAGGCGATCTTTGACAGCCTGCTCGAGGCGGGCGATGTGGTGACGCTGATCGTGGCGCGCGAAGAGATAGCCAGCAAGCTGATGGCGCGCTTTCCGGAGGTCACCTTCCACTGGCATGTGCCGCCCTTCGGCGTGCTCGACAAGCCGGATGCGCTGTGTGCGGCGGTCGATTTCATCGTGGATCACCCGGCGCGCTTCATCTTTATCGCCATCGGCAGTCCGCAGTCGGAAGTGATTGCAGCCAAAACGCGGGCCAGTGGGCAGGCGCATGGTACGGCGCTGTGCGTCGGCGCATCGCTGGAATTCATCACCGGAGACCGGGCGCGGGCGCCGGCCTGGATGAACCGGAGCGGTATGGAATGGCTGCACCGGATCGCGACCGAGCCGCGACGGTTGTGGAAGCGCTATGTCTATTCGGTGCCGCCGCTGCTGCGGCTCTACTGGCTGGAGCTGATGGGACCCAAGGGCCCCTGAGCCATTCCTTCGATGCCTGGACCGATCAAGGCCGCCGTTATTCGGCGGCCTTTCGTTTGTCCACGCCAGTATCGGCCGCGGCCAGCAGGCGACGGATGTGATTGCTCAGCACCCGGACACTGGGGTCGAGGACCATGGAATCATGGTCGCCGGGAACCACCACCACCGACAATGTGTCCACGAGGGGCGTCCAGCCATTGTCTTCGAAGAAGAAATTGCGGCCGGCCATGAGCTTGCGCCCATTGGAGAGGTGATATTCGATCTCGGGCTGCGGGCGGAACAGGGCGACGCTGCCGGCATAGGGGCGGACCTGATAGCGGATGAGGGCGCGGCGGAAGGCGGCTTCGACGGCTTCGTTGTTGAGACGATCGGTACCGCCGGCAACAGCCAGGCCTTCCTGCTTCTGCAGCTTTTCCTGCTGCCAGGCGATGCGGTCGGCAATCCAGCGGGTGAAGAAGCCCGTGCCATCGC includes these proteins:
- a CDS encoding acyl carrier protein, whose translation is MATKTEFTADELRDYLQTELSIEQALDDDTELFSTGLLDSVSMMSVIMFIEQRSGGEVRPADVTLDNFDTIGRIVAYAATLD
- a CDS encoding type III PLP-dependent enzyme, with product MLQPWTDLDPMLADAAERFVTPSYLYVADRIETRLAELEQNFGKWFALSYAVKANPNPALLGWLRGRVPYLDVSSIGEVRRATSVGWPASELSFTGPAKRQAEIEEAIAFGVGELVLESLEEAETANDIARSLGRRQSVLVRLAPDHVPKGFGDHMAGRPSPFGIDVEDAEPALRQIAAMDHLHVVGLHIYSGTQSLKPAAVIENWRIFLAEFRRFSEMIDLVPERLVFGSGLGIPHHAGDVALDTAEIAAGIAEDLEQFKKDSRFAGTELVLELGRHLVGEAGVFLTRVLRVKPSRGAQVVLCDGGMNAHLAATGQFGMVLRRNYLLHRVGGGKQLTKYDIHGPLCTSIDRLAAGAELPVLTAGDLIAIHPSGAYGPTASPMNFISHPLPRELFAEGGQVSDVTPWPA
- a CDS encoding WecB/TagA/CpsF family glycosyltransferase encodes the protein MGGEIAATATLEVHPERTRFLGVFFDCLEQWQVIDKMRLCRSDDGFSYVVTPNVDHIVRLAAQPATLTQYNQASLCLCDSKPLQVLSHTVGRPLTHVTGSDLTKAIFDSLLEAGDVVTLIVAREEIASKLMARFPEVTFHWHVPPFGVLDKPDALCAAVDFIVDHPARFIFIAIGSPQSEVIAAKTRASGQAHGTALCVGASLEFITGDRARAPAWMNRSGMEWLHRIATEPRRLWKRYVYSVPPLLRLYWLELMGPKGP